The Humidesulfovibrio mexicanus genome window below encodes:
- a CDS encoding glycosyltransferase family 2 protein codes for MTRPSGFPALSIAPAALADKLHAALPHWAMGLEEPGLARHLAATACGAADPDIVACGAGLALWSWQRAPLDAARAALLAGPLAASPSGRMAAVLAPLLSGGPDPAELGLLLSEGRAGDILRILLPRLRDARSALAWLAPAWDGLTRQPTADLALAALDACPWPRLLGGGAACLRARLLAELLVLHAAPAEALTALDALDAADPEGVFAAWAAYLRAELLLRLGEAEAGTVLLAGCFKALPWHTHLGLKLHGLLHPRPEARLEAASRAVILVYSWNKAELTRQTLASLARTDMGGARVLALDNGSADGTGEAMEASAGLFAPGALRVIRLPVNVGAPAARNWLIAQPEVQAAEFAVFLDDDVVLPERWLSRLLGELQANPSAGAAGCRIVSATPPQCLQSADYQLFAPSGREATIRGLPEHVNVFDNCAGALDFGLYSYARPAVHVSGCCHALRVDALRDLGGFDIRFSPTQFDDLDRDLRSAAAGRPAVYAGDVAVAHVQHSSLAKAKGPAAMGQVFGNKIKLEGRHGREEMDAVFRAGLAALWADLRDKWRDMPGG; via the coding sequence ATGACCCGCCCCTCAGGCTTCCCGGCCCTGTCCATAGCCCCGGCCGCACTGGCTGACAAGCTCCACGCCGCGCTGCCCCACTGGGCCATGGGCTTGGAGGAGCCTGGCCTGGCGCGGCATTTGGCCGCCACGGCCTGTGGCGCGGCAGACCCCGATATTGTCGCCTGCGGGGCCGGGCTGGCCCTGTGGTCCTGGCAGCGCGCGCCCCTGGACGCCGCGCGCGCGGCCCTGCTGGCCGGGCCGCTGGCGGCAAGCCCTTCCGGCCGCATGGCCGCCGTCCTTGCGCCGTTGCTGTCCGGCGGGCCGGACCCGGCGGAGCTGGGGCTGCTGCTCTCCGAGGGCCGCGCCGGGGACATTCTGCGGATTCTGTTGCCACGCCTGCGCGACGCCCGTTCCGCCCTGGCCTGGCTGGCCCCGGCCTGGGACGGCCTGACGCGCCAGCCCACCGCGGACCTTGCCTTGGCGGCCCTGGACGCCTGCCCCTGGCCAAGGCTTCTGGGAGGCGGGGCCGCGTGTTTGCGCGCGCGCCTGCTGGCCGAGCTGCTCGTCCTCCACGCCGCGCCCGCCGAGGCCTTGACCGCCCTGGACGCCCTGGACGCGGCGGACCCGGAAGGGGTTTTCGCCGCCTGGGCCGCGTACCTGCGCGCCGAGCTGCTTCTGCGCCTTGGCGAGGCGGAAGCCGGGACAGTGCTGTTGGCCGGGTGTTTCAAGGCCTTGCCCTGGCACACGCATCTGGGCCTCAAGCTGCACGGCCTGCTGCATCCCCGGCCGGAGGCCCGGCTCGAGGCCGCCTCGCGCGCGGTCATTTTGGTCTATTCCTGGAACAAGGCGGAGCTGACGCGACAGACCCTGGCCAGCCTGGCCCGCACGGACATGGGCGGGGCCCGGGTGCTGGCCCTGGACAACGGCAGCGCCGACGGCACGGGCGAAGCCATGGAGGCTTCCGCCGGGCTGTTCGCGCCGGGGGCCCTGCGGGTCATCCGCCTGCCGGTGAACGTGGGCGCGCCCGCCGCGCGCAACTGGCTTATCGCCCAGCCGGAGGTCCAGGCGGCGGAGTTCGCCGTGTTTCTGGACGACGACGTGGTTTTGCCGGAGCGCTGGCTTTCCCGCCTGCTGGGCGAGTTGCAGGCCAATCCTTCGGCCGGTGCCGCCGGGTGCCGCATCGTCTCGGCCACACCGCCGCAGTGCCTGCAATCCGCCGACTACCAGCTCTTCGCCCCCAGCGGGCGCGAGGCCACCATACGCGGCCTGCCCGAACACGTGAACGTGTTCGACAATTGCGCCGGGGCCCTGGATTTCGGCCTGTACAGCTACGCGCGCCCGGCGGTCCACGTCTCGGGCTGCTGCCATGCCCTGCGCGTGGACGCCCTGCGCGACCTGGGCGGTTTTGACATCCGCTTCAGCCCCACCCAGTTCGACGACCTGGACCGCGACCTGCGCAGCGCCGCGGCCGGGCGTCCGGCCGTGTACGCGGGCGATGTGGCCGTGGCCCATGTGCAGCATTCCAGCCTGGCCAAGGCCAAAGGTCCGGCGGCCATGGGCCAGGTGTTCGGCAACAAAATCAAGCTGGAGGGGCGGCACGGGCGGGAGGAGATGGACGCCGTGTTCCGTGCTGGCTTGGCCGCCTTGTGGGCCGACCTGCGCGACAAGTGGCGGGACATGCCCGGCGGCTGA
- a CDS encoding NUDIX domain-containing protein — protein sequence MPAGQQPRNPAPTVDVVIFDPARGVVLVERKNPPPGWALPGGFVDYGESCEAAALREAREETGLDIVLIGLVGVYSDPARDPRGHTMSVVYAAQALEPARLQAGDDAANAAFHQLDALPPLAFDHGRIVRDFMSGLARLRP from the coding sequence GTGCCCGCAGGCCAGCAACCCAGAAACCCCGCCCCCACCGTGGACGTTGTCATTTTCGACCCGGCGCGCGGGGTGGTGCTGGTGGAGCGCAAGAACCCGCCTCCGGGCTGGGCCTTGCCGGGGGGCTTCGTGGACTACGGGGAAAGCTGCGAGGCGGCGGCCCTGCGCGAGGCGCGCGAGGAGACCGGGCTCGACATCGTGCTCATCGGGCTGGTGGGCGTGTACTCCGACCCCGCCCGCGACCCGCGCGGGCACACCATGAGCGTGGTCTACGCCGCCCAGGCACTGGAACCGGCGCGCCTGCAAGCGGGCGACGACGCCGCAAACGCCGCCTTCCACCAGTTGGACGCTTTGCCGCCCCTGGCCTTTGACCACGGGCGCATCGTCCGCGACTTCATGTCCGGCCTGGCCCGCCTTCGCCCGTAA
- a CDS encoding substrate-binding domain-containing protein, with amino-acid sequence MRKFSLVLTVLALLALLAFCGSALAAESILVGTTTSTADTGLLDSLAPKVLKDTGLDMRWIAVGTGKALEHGKNCDVDVLMVHAPGAEKKFIADGFGVQRSEFMYNDFVIVGPAKDPAKIKGAGAGDSLKTIAAAKAVFVSRGDDSGTHKLEQGLWKNAGLAPDKDAWYVSVGQGMLATLRIAAERGAYTITDRGTWIAYEAKDHGKSGLVILSEGDLALRNQYSIILLAQKCAKIKHGAAKKLLDWFVSPVGQKAIADFKVEGKQLFIPNAAK; translated from the coding sequence ATGCGGAAATTTTCCCTGGTTCTGACCGTGCTGGCCCTGCTGGCCCTGCTGGCCTTCTGCGGCAGCGCCCTGGCCGCCGAATCCATCCTGGTGGGCACCACCACCAGCACCGCCGACACCGGCCTGCTTGATTCTCTCGCCCCCAAGGTGCTGAAGGACACCGGGCTCGACATGCGCTGGATCGCTGTCGGCACGGGCAAGGCCCTTGAGCACGGCAAGAACTGCGATGTGGACGTGCTCATGGTCCACGCGCCGGGCGCGGAGAAGAAGTTCATCGCCGACGGCTTTGGCGTGCAGCGTTCGGAGTTCATGTACAACGATTTCGTCATCGTGGGCCCGGCCAAGGACCCCGCCAAGATCAAGGGCGCGGGCGCGGGCGACTCCCTGAAGACCATCGCCGCCGCCAAGGCCGTGTTCGTCAGCCGCGGCGACGACTCCGGCACGCACAAGCTGGAGCAGGGCCTGTGGAAGAACGCGGGCCTGGCCCCGGACAAGGACGCCTGGTACGTGAGCGTTGGCCAGGGGATGCTGGCCACGCTGCGCATCGCCGCGGAGCGCGGGGCCTACACCATCACCGACCGGGGCACCTGGATCGCCTACGAGGCCAAGGATCATGGCAAGTCCGGCCTGGTGATCCTCTCCGAGGGCGATCTGGCCCTGCGCAACCAGTACAGCATCATCCTGCTGGCCCAGAAGTGCGCCAAGATCAAGCACGGCGCGGCCAAGAAGCTGCTGGACTGGTTCGTTTCGCCCGTGGGGCAGAAGGCCATCGCCGACTTCAAGGTGGAGGGCAAGCAGCTCTTCATCCCCAACGCGGCCAAGTAG
- a CDS encoding cyclic nucleotide-binding domain-containing protein produces the protein MKRVSQGSFLQRTVLKHNVVFSEGSKGDEAYLLVEGKVEISGNVDGRKKVFAVLKPVSIFGEMALFLESHSRTATAIALEDSKVVVLNGDDLDGYIQTAPPAIQAILNVMVTRLKNTTKKALRAPNVPMGIVRVLDLFAANGQSELLYDSAVRQLADVFVCAPATIEGYLQGLVGQRHISIETTGADGPATTGRRVIRIITPHLLQAVLLGGKDQAGAEQHA, from the coding sequence ATGAAGCGGGTGAGCCAGGGCTCGTTTTTGCAGCGCACCGTGCTCAAGCACAACGTCGTCTTCAGCGAGGGCAGCAAGGGCGACGAAGCCTACCTTCTTGTCGAGGGCAAGGTGGAGATTTCCGGCAACGTGGACGGCCGCAAGAAGGTCTTCGCGGTGCTCAAGCCCGTGTCCATTTTCGGGGAAATGGCGCTGTTCCTGGAGAGCCACAGCCGCACGGCCACGGCCATCGCCCTGGAGGACTCCAAGGTGGTGGTGCTGAATGGCGACGACCTGGACGGCTACATCCAGACCGCGCCTCCCGCCATCCAGGCCATTCTGAACGTCATGGTGACGCGGCTCAAGAACACCACCAAGAAGGCCCTGCGCGCGCCCAACGTGCCCATGGGCATCGTGCGGGTGCTGGACCTTTTTGCGGCCAACGGCCAGAGCGAGCTCCTGTACGATTCCGCCGTGCGCCAACTGGCCGATGTCTTTGTCTGCGCGCCCGCCACCATCGAAGGCTATCTGCAGGGTCTTGTCGGCCAGCGCCACATCAGCATCGAAACCACCGGCGCAGACGGTCCGGCCACCACGGGGCGCCGCGTCATCCGCATCATCACCCCCCACCTGCTGCAGGCCGTGCTTCTGGGCGGCAAGGATCAAGCCGGAGCGGAGCAGCACGCCTAG
- a CDS encoding D-2-hydroxyacid dehydrogenase: protein MSETPRIVVLDAWTMGREAYWELIGDQGELTLYDRTAPEELLERAHGAQVLFTNKTVLDKNAIEALPELRCICLLATGYNVVDVAAAAARGIPVCNVPGYSPSSVAQHVMAVTLELFGKACRHARAVAEGRWSAQPDFCFWDAPIMELANKTMGVVGFGAIGARVAELAHAFGMNVLAYAPRAKELPPYGPFAFASLVDLFEDADVVSLHCPLTPETENMVDAALLARMKPSAFLVNTARGQLVDEDALAAALQEGRIGGAALDVLRQEPPAADHPLLGAPNCLVTPHVAWASVEARRRLIGIAAANVRAFLAGSPQNVVNGVGR, encoded by the coding sequence ATGTCCGAAACACCGCGTATTGTCGTGCTCGACGCCTGGACCATGGGGCGCGAGGCGTATTGGGAGCTTATAGGCGACCAGGGTGAACTGACCCTGTACGACCGCACCGCCCCGGAGGAACTGTTGGAGCGTGCGCACGGGGCGCAGGTGCTCTTCACCAACAAGACCGTGCTGGACAAAAACGCCATCGAGGCCCTGCCGGAACTGCGCTGCATCTGCCTGCTGGCCACCGGGTACAACGTGGTCGATGTGGCCGCCGCCGCCGCGCGTGGCATTCCGGTCTGCAACGTGCCGGGCTATTCGCCTTCGTCCGTGGCCCAGCACGTCATGGCCGTGACCTTGGAGCTTTTCGGCAAGGCCTGCCGCCATGCCCGCGCCGTGGCCGAGGGCCGCTGGTCCGCCCAGCCGGATTTCTGCTTCTGGGACGCGCCCATCATGGAGCTTGCGAACAAGACCATGGGCGTTGTGGGGTTCGGGGCCATCGGCGCCCGCGTGGCCGAGCTGGCCCACGCCTTCGGCATGAACGTGCTGGCCTACGCGCCGCGCGCAAAGGAGCTTCCGCCTTACGGTCCCTTCGCCTTCGCCAGCCTGGTGGATCTTTTCGAGGATGCGGACGTGGTGAGCCTGCATTGCCCGCTTACGCCGGAGACCGAGAACATGGTGGACGCCGCCCTGCTTGCGCGCATGAAGCCCTCGGCCTTTCTGGTGAACACCGCGCGCGGCCAACTGGTGGACGAGGACGCGCTTGCGGCGGCCCTCCAGGAGGGGAGAATCGGCGGCGCGGCGCTGGACGTGCTGCGCCAGGAACCCCCGGCCGCGGACCATCCGCTGCTTGGCGCGCCCAACTGCCTTGTCACGCCGCACGTGGCCTGGGCCAGCGTGGAGGCGCGCAGGCGGCTCATCGGCATCGCCGCGGCCAATGTGCGGGCCTTTCTCGCGGGCAGCCCGCAAAACGTGGTCAATGGCGTGGGGAGGTAG
- a CDS encoding L-threonylcarbamoyladenylate synthase, whose product MDLELERGLAETAAALAHGGVAVYPTETLYALGCRAEDARACARIAALKGRPEAKPFPLIVADMDGLAAIAEELPEDVLRLAGAFWPGPLSVLVRTRDSLPRHVRDADGFSSVRMSPHPTARALCRLAGPALVATSANKSGRPATALPAELDPGLLAGADASLLCPPLPGGGAPSTLVRLLGGGRLRVLRLGAVDAQALGAVFRLEPHAP is encoded by the coding sequence ATGGATCTGGAACTGGAGCGCGGGCTTGCGGAGACGGCGGCGGCGCTCGCGCACGGCGGTGTGGCCGTGTACCCCACGGAAACCCTCTACGCCCTGGGCTGCCGCGCCGAGGACGCCCGCGCCTGCGCGCGCATCGCCGCCCTCAAGGGGCGCCCCGAGGCCAAGCCCTTTCCGCTCATCGTGGCCGACATGGACGGCCTGGCCGCCATTGCCGAGGAACTGCCAGAGGACGTGCTCCGCCTGGCCGGAGCCTTCTGGCCCGGGCCGCTCTCCGTGCTGGTCCGCACCAGGGACTCCCTGCCCCGCCACGTGCGCGACGCCGACGGCTTCTCCTCCGTGCGCATGAGCCCGCATCCCACGGCCCGCGCGCTGTGCCGCCTGGCTGGCCCGGCCCTTGTGGCCACCAGCGCCAACAAAAGCGGCCGACCCGCCACGGCCCTGCCCGCCGAGCTGGACCCCGGCCTGCTTGCCGGGGCCGATGCAAGCCTGCTTTGCCCGCCCCTGCCCGGCGGCGGCGCGCCCTCCACCCTGGTGCGTCTGCTGGGCGGCGGCAGGCTGCGCGTGCTGCGCCTTGGCGCAGTGGACGCGCAGGCACTTGGCGCAGTGTTCCGGCTTGAACCGCACGCGCCCTGA